Within Streptomyces sp. SS1-1, the genomic segment TGAGCGTCCTCAAGCTGGACCGGTCGTTCACCCAGAGCATGCAGCGGTTCCCCGCCGACCCCGTCGACCTCAAGATCGTCGAGGGGATCGTCTCCCTGGCGCACAGCCTGGACCTCGCGGTGACCGTGGAGGGCGTCGAGACCGGCGCCCAGGCCGAGCAGCTGCGGATACTGGGCTGCGACACCGCGCAGGGCTGGTACTACGCCCGCCCCGGCCCGCCGGAGCGGCTGCACGAACTGGCGCTGGTCGACGCGACGGGCTGAGCCGCGCGCACCGGGCCGCGGGGATGCCCGGCGGCCCGGCCCCGCGCGGTCGGATAGCGTGACCGGGGAGACGGCGGCGCCACGTCCGTACAGGCCGCCGGGAAGGCGGGTCCGGCCATGCGCGACAGGCCGATCGATCTGGACCTGCGCAAGGTGCGCTACTTCGTGGCGGTCGCCGAGCGCCGGCACTTCGGGCGGGCGGCCGTCGCCCTGCACGTCACCCAGCCCGCCCTGTCCCGCCAGGTGCGCCAGCTGGAACACGAGCTGCGTGTCGAGCTGTTCACCCGCAGCACCCGCGAGGTCGCCCTCACCCCGGCGGGCGAGCAGTTCCTGCACGACGCCAGAGCCCTCCTCGCCGCCTCCGAGGCCGCCCAGGAGCGCGCCCGCCGCATCGGCGCCGGCGACGACGCGCTGGTCGTCGGCTTCATGCTCGGCACGGACGTCGGACCGGCGCTCAACGCGTTCTCGGCGCGCTTCCCGCACGTCTCCGTCGAACTGGTGCGCCTGCGCTGGTGGAGTCAGGCGCGGGCGCTGCTCGACGGGAGCGTCGACGTGGGGTTCGTCCGGCCGCCGCTGGAGACCGACGGCGTGGACCTCCTCCCGCTCTACACGGAGCGCCTGAGCGCCGTCCTGCCCGCCGGCCACCCCCGGGCGCACGACGGCGAGGTCGCCCTCGCGGACCTCGCCGGCGAGCCCGTCCTGGAGTACGCGGACGCGAGCGAGGCGTGGTCGGCCGTCTGGAACGCCGACCCCCGGCCCGACGGCACCCGCCCGGACCACGGCCCCGCCTTCCACGACATGGAGGAACTGCTGGGCTACGTCCGGAGCGGACGCGGGATCGCCTTCGTATCGGGGGCCGCCGCGGCCGCGTTCCCCCGGTCCGACATCGCCTACGTCCCCGTCGCCGGCGTACCGCCCGGACAGGTCTCCCTGGCCTGGCCCGCCCGGCGTTCCTCACCGGCCGTGACCGGCTTCGTCGAGACGGCCCGCGCCGCCGTCGCGGGCCGGGCCGGCGCGTAGACCTGCGGCGATGCCGGCTGGGCATCAATGGCACCGGGACCGGCATTGGACGGGAGGGCGACGGGGCCCAAGGCTGGAAAGCGCCGGGACGACCCACCGGCCTCCTTCCCACCCAGCCCCCTTGGAGCCCGCCATGCGTGCTGCCGTAGCCACCGGCGCCAACCTGCCGCTCACCCTCGACGACCACGACATCCCGCAGCCCGCCGCCGGCGAGGTCCTCGTCAAGGTCACCGCCTGCGGCGTCTGCTTCTCCGACCTGAGCCTGCTGCGCGGCCACTACCCCTTCGCCCGGTACCCCGTGATCCCCGGGCACGAGATCACCGGCGTCGTCACCGCCGTCGGGGAGGGCGTCACCTTCCCCGAGGTCGGCACGGCCGTCGGCGGCCAGTTCCTGTACGACTCCTGCGGCCACTGCGACTACTGCGTGCGCGGTGAACAGATCCTCTGCCCGCGCAAGCGGATCACCGGGGTGGTGGCCGACGGCGGCTACGCCGAGTACGTCCTGCTCAAGGCCGCCTTCGCCACCCCGCTGCCGGACGGCCTCGACCCGGTCGCCGCGGCCCCGCTGATGTGCGCCGGTCTGACCGCCTTCAACGGGCTGCGCCAGGCCGGGGCGACGGCGGGCTCCCGCGTCGCGGTCGTCGGTCTCGGCGGCGTCGGCGCGCTCGCCGTGCGCTACGCCGTCGCCATGGGCGCGGACGTGGCCGTGATCGGCCGGTCCCGGCGCGGCGAGGACCAGGCGAAGGCGCTGGGCGCCGACCTGTTCGTCGCCACCGGCGAGTCCGACCCGGCGGACGCCCTGAAGGCGTGGGGCGGCGCCGACGTCGTCCTCAACGCGGCTCCCTCCACGGAGGCGGCCGCCGCCACCCTCGGCGGTCTCGCTCCCGACGGCACCCTGCTGCTGCTCGGCTACGGCCCCGAGCCGCTGACGCTGCCCACCCAGCCCATGATCCTCAACCGGCTGCACGTGGTGGCCTCGCCGTCCGGCTCCCCGCACGACCTGCGCGACACCCTCGCCTTCTCGGCGGCCCACGACATCCTCCCCGAGGTCACCCCGATCACCCTCGACCAGGCGCCCGGCGTCCTCGACGCGATGGCCGACGGCTCGGCGCACGGCCGCAGCGTCATCACCTTCGGCTGACCTTCCGCATCCCCCAAGGAGACCGTCATGCCCTCCTCCGTCCTCGTCACCGGTGCCTCCAGCGGTTTCGGCGCCCTGACCGCCCGCGCCCTCGCCGACGCCGGCCACACCGTCCACGCCGGCATGCGGCGGACCACCGGCCGCAACGCCCCGGCCGTCGCCGACGCCCGCGCCTACGCCGAACAGCACGGCGTCGACCTGCGTCCCCTCGAACTCGACGTGTCCGACCAGGAGTCCGTGGACGCGGCCGTCGCCGAGGCCGGGCGGATCGACGTCGTCGTCCACAACGCCGGGCACATGGTGCTCGGCCCGGCCGAGTCCTTCACCCCGGAGCAGATCGCCGAGATCTACGACACCAACGTCGTGTCCACCCAGCGCGTCAACCGGGCCGTCCTCCCGCAGATGCGAGAACGGCGGGACGGCCTGCTGGTGTGGGTGGGTTCGACCAGCACCTACGGCGGCACCCCGCCGTACCTCGCCCCCTACTTCGGGGCCAAGGCCGCCATGGACCACCTGGCCAAGAGCTACGCCGTCGAACTGAGCCGCTTCGGCATCGACTCGGCCCTCGTCGTCCCCGGCTCCTTCACCTCCGGCACCAACCACTTCGCCCACGCGATGCACCCGGCGGACACCGCCACGGCCGAGGCGTACGACGCCCTGTACGGCGGCCTCATGGACGACGTGGGCAAGGCGCTCGCGGCCCTGGCACCGGACGACGCCGACGTCCGGGAGGTCGCCCGCGCGATCGTCCGTGTCGTCGGCACCCCGAAGGGCGAGCGGCCGTTCCGGACGACCATCGACCCGGCCGACGACGGCTCCGAGCGGGTCAGCGACGTCGCCGACGCCGTCCGCGCCGAGTTCTACGGCCGCATCGGCATGCCGGACCTGCTGTCCGTCCGCGACTGACGCGGTGTACGACGGCCGTCGGGCGGGCCGGCCCCACAAGGGGGAGCATGGGCGCAGGGGGTCCTCGGGTCCGATCGGAGTGGGGCAGCATGAGTACGGAACTGCAGGGCAGGACCGCCGTCGTCACCGGAGCCAGCAAGGGCATCGGACTGGCGGTCGTGGAGGCGCTGGCCCAGGCCGGCGCCCAGGTCGTCGCGGGGTCGCGCACCTCCTCGGACCGGCTGGAGGAGCTGGTGAAGGACGGCTCGGTGACCTGGGTGCCGGTCGACCTCTCCGAGCCACAGGCGGCCGGGGAACTGGTCGCCGCGGCGGGCGGACGCGTCGACGTCCTGGTCAACAACGTCGGCACCGCCCCCGCCCGCACCGGCGGCTTCCTGTCGGTCACCGACGAGGAGTGGCGGCGCTCGATCGACCTCAACCTGCTCGCGGCGGTCCGGGTCACCCGGGCGGCGCTGCCCGTGATGCTGGACGCCGGCGACGGCTCGGTGATCACGGTCGGCTCCGTCAACGCCACCCTCCCGGACCCGCTGGTCATCGACTACAGCGCGGGCAAGGCCGCCCTGGTGGCGTTCTCCAAGGCGCTGTCCAAGGAGGTCGGCCCGAAGGGCATCCGCGTCAACACCGTCAGCCCGGGCCCGGTCGAGACGGAACTGTGGCTGGGCGGCGGGGGAGTGGCGCGGACGGTCTCGGCCGCCGCCGGCATCACGTCGGAGGAGGTGGTCGCCCAGGCGTCCAAGGCCACCGTCACCGGGCGCTTCTCCCGGCCCGCCGAGATCGCCGACCTGGTGGTCTTCCTCGCCGGCGACCACTCCCGGAACATCACCGGCAGCGATCTGATCATCGACGGGGGCTTCATCCCCACCTGGTGAGCGCCGGGCGGTGACGGGACGCTCACCGCTCCAGCAGCATCCGCTGCAGCTCGCGCGCGGCCCGCGGCGGCGCCACGTCGCTGCGGTGGGCCAGCGCGATCGTCCGGTGCAGCCCGGGCCGGGCCAGCGGGGTGACCCGCAGCCCCCGGCCCGACCGCGTCGCCACCATGCGCGGCACGACGGCCAGGCCCAGGCCCGCCCGGACGAACCCCAGCACCGCGTCCATCTCGCCGCCCTCGACCGCGAGGTCCGGTTCGAAGCCCTCGGCACGGCAGGCCGCCACGGTCAGTTCACGCAGGTCGTAGCCGTGCCGGAACATCACCAGACGCTCGCCCTCCAGGTCGGCGACGCGCACCGCGCGCCGGCCCGGGCCGCCGGGTGCGGGCGCCTCCGGCGAGGACACCACCACCAGGTCCTCGCGCAGCAGCTCCACCGTCGTCAGCGCGGGGGAGGGCGTCGGCAGGGGCAGCACGACGAGGGCGAGGTCGAGGGCCCCGCGCGCCAGCTCGCGCACCAGGTCGTGCGAACCGCCCTCCTCGATCAGCAGCCGGATGCCCGGGTAGCGGTCGTGGAAGGCGCGCAGCACGTCCGGGAGCAGGCCCGTGCACAGGCTCGGGGTGGCGCCGAGCCTGACCCGGCCGCTGCGCAGCTGCACCAGCTCCTGCACCTCGTGCCGGGCCGTGTCGGCGTCGGCCAGGATGCGCCGGGCCAGCGGCAGCAGGGCCTCCCCGGCGTCCGTCAGCGTGATGTTGCCCCGGGCCCGCAGGAACAGGTCCGCGCCCAGCTCCCGCTCCAGGGCCTTGATCTGCTGCGACAGCGAGGGCTGCGCCACGTGCACCAGATCGGCGGCACGGGTGAAGTGCCGGGTCTCGGCGACCGCCACGAAGTACTGGAGCTGCTGGAACTGCATACCGCCATCATAGGTGGCGGCTATCGAAACAAGGCGCACCATGTCTTGGACCGATCGGGCCGTCCGGCCCTAGCGTTCTGGGCATGGCTCTGGCAACGCGGACGGACCGACGGCCGTCCTTCGCGCGCACGGTGTGGGACTCGACCGTCGGCAAGAAGACCGTGATGGCGGTCAGCGGACTGATCATGCTGCTGTACCTGGTCGTCCACATGATCGGCAACCTGAAGATCTTCTTCGGCGCCGGCGACTTCAACCACTACGCGCACTGGCTGCGCACCGTCGGCGAGCCGTTCATGCACTACGAGTGGACGCTCTGGATCATCCGCGTCGTCCTGGTCGTCGCCGTCGTCGCCCACGCGGTCTCCGCCTACCAGCTCAGCCGCCGCGACATCAAGGCCCGCCCCAGCAAGTACGTCCACAAGAAGCCGCGCGCCTCCTACGCCACCCGCACCATGCGCTGGGGCGGCGTCATCCTCGGCCTCTTCATCGTCTGGCACCTCCTGGACCTGACGACCGGCACCGTGCACGCGGGCGGATTCCAGGAGGGACGCCCGTACCAGAACGTCGTGGACACCTTCTCCACCTGGTACGGCAACGTCATCTACATCGTGGCGATGCTCGCCGTCGGCCTGCACATCCGGCACGGCTTCTGGAGCGCCGCCCAGACCCTCGGCGCCGGCAGCCGCACCCGCGACCGCGCCCTGAAGGCCACGGCCAACGTCCTCGCGCTGCTGCTCACGGCCGGCTTCATCGCCGTACCCGTGGGCGTCATGACCGGAGTGGTGAGCTGAACATGACCTACCCCGACTACACCGCCTACACGACCGGCGAACCCGTCGCCGACACCAAGGCCCCCTCCGGCCCCGTCGCCGAACGCTGGGACACCCGGCGCTTCGAGGCCAAGCTGGTCAACCCCGCCAACCGGCGCAAGCACACCGTCATCGTCGTCGGCACCGGCCTCGCGGGCGGCTCGGCGGGCGCGACGCTCGCCGAACAGGGCTACCACGTCGTCCAGTTCTGCTACCAGGACTCCCCGCGCCGCGCCCACTCCATCGCCGCGCAGGGCGGTATCAACGCCGCGAAGAACTACCGCAACGACGGCGACTCCATCCACCGCCTCTTCTACGACACCGTCAAGGGCGGCGACTTCCGCGCCCGCGAGTCCAACGTGCACCGCCTCGCGCAGATCTCGGTGGAGATCATCGACCAGTGCGTCGCGCAGGGCGTGCCGTTCGCCCGCGAGTACGGCGGCCTGCTCGACACCCGCTCCTTCGGCGGCGTCCAGGTCTCCCGCACCTTCTACGCCCGCGGCCAGACGGGCCAGCAGCTCCTGCTCGGCGCCTACCAGGCGCTGAGCCGGCAGATCGCGGCCGGCAACGTCGAGATGCACCCCCGTACCGAGATGCTCGACCTGATCGTCGTCGACGGACGGGCCCGCGGCATCGTCGCCCGCGACCTCATCACCGGGAAGATCTCCACGTACTTCGCGGACGCCGTCGTCCTCGCCTCCGGCGGTTACGGCAACGTCTTCTACCTGTCGACGAACGCCATGAACTCCAACGCGACCGCGATCTGGCGGGCGCACCGGCGCGGCGCGTACTTCGCCAACCCCTGCTTCACCCAGATCCACCCCACCTGCATCCCGCGCACCGGCGACCACCAGTCCAAGCTGACCCTGATGAGCGAGTCGCTGCGCAACGACGGACGCATCTGGGTGCCCAAGGCGAAGGGCGACACCCGCCCGCCGCACCAGATCCCCGAGGACGAGCGCGACTACTACCTGGAGCGCATCTACCCGTCCTTCGGCAACCTGGTCCCGCGTGACATCGCCTCCCGCGCCGCGAAGAACGTGTGCGACGAGGGCAGGGGAGTGGGCCCCGGCGGCCAGGGCGTCTACCTCGACTTCGCCGACGCCATCCAGCGCATGGGACGCAAGGCCGTCGAGGCCAAGTACGGCAACCTCTTCGACATGTACCAGCGGATCACCGACGAGGATCCGTACCAGGTGCCCATGCGGATCTACCCCGCCGTGCACTACACGATGGGCGGCCTGTGGGTCGACTACGACCTCCAGACCACGATCCCCGGCCTGTTCGCGATCGGCGAGGCCAACTTCTCCGACCACGGCGCCAACCGGCTCGGCGCCTCCGCGCTGATGCAGGGCCTCGCCGACGGCTACTTCGTCCTGCCCGCCACCATCAACGACTACCTCGCCCGCAACCCCCACCACGAGCGGGTCACCGACGAGCACCCC encodes:
- a CDS encoding LysR family transcriptional regulator, with translation MRDRPIDLDLRKVRYFVAVAERRHFGRAAVALHVTQPALSRQVRQLEHELRVELFTRSTREVALTPAGEQFLHDARALLAASEAAQERARRIGAGDDALVVGFMLGTDVGPALNAFSARFPHVSVELVRLRWWSQARALLDGSVDVGFVRPPLETDGVDLLPLYTERLSAVLPAGHPRAHDGEVALADLAGEPVLEYADASEAWSAVWNADPRPDGTRPDHGPAFHDMEELLGYVRSGRGIAFVSGAAAAAFPRSDIAYVPVAGVPPGQVSLAWPARRSSPAVTGFVETARAAVAGRAGA
- a CDS encoding alcohol dehydrogenase catalytic domain-containing protein, translated to MRAAVATGANLPLTLDDHDIPQPAAGEVLVKVTACGVCFSDLSLLRGHYPFARYPVIPGHEITGVVTAVGEGVTFPEVGTAVGGQFLYDSCGHCDYCVRGEQILCPRKRITGVVADGGYAEYVLLKAAFATPLPDGLDPVAAAPLMCAGLTAFNGLRQAGATAGSRVAVVGLGGVGALAVRYAVAMGADVAVIGRSRRGEDQAKALGADLFVATGESDPADALKAWGGADVVLNAAPSTEAAAATLGGLAPDGTLLLLGYGPEPLTLPTQPMILNRLHVVASPSGSPHDLRDTLAFSAAHDILPEVTPITLDQAPGVLDAMADGSAHGRSVITFG
- a CDS encoding SDR family oxidoreductase → MPSSVLVTGASSGFGALTARALADAGHTVHAGMRRTTGRNAPAVADARAYAEQHGVDLRPLELDVSDQESVDAAVAEAGRIDVVVHNAGHMVLGPAESFTPEQIAEIYDTNVVSTQRVNRAVLPQMRERRDGLLVWVGSTSTYGGTPPYLAPYFGAKAAMDHLAKSYAVELSRFGIDSALVVPGSFTSGTNHFAHAMHPADTATAEAYDALYGGLMDDVGKALAALAPDDADVREVARAIVRVVGTPKGERPFRTTIDPADDGSERVSDVADAVRAEFYGRIGMPDLLSVRD
- a CDS encoding SDR family NAD(P)-dependent oxidoreductase; the protein is MSTELQGRTAVVTGASKGIGLAVVEALAQAGAQVVAGSRTSSDRLEELVKDGSVTWVPVDLSEPQAAGELVAAAGGRVDVLVNNVGTAPARTGGFLSVTDEEWRRSIDLNLLAAVRVTRAALPVMLDAGDGSVITVGSVNATLPDPLVIDYSAGKAALVAFSKALSKEVGPKGIRVNTVSPGPVETELWLGGGGVARTVSAAAGITSEEVVAQASKATVTGRFSRPAEIADLVVFLAGDHSRNITGSDLIIDGGFIPTW
- a CDS encoding LysR family transcriptional regulator, with amino-acid sequence MQFQQLQYFVAVAETRHFTRAADLVHVAQPSLSQQIKALERELGADLFLRARGNITLTDAGEALLPLARRILADADTARHEVQELVQLRSGRVRLGATPSLCTGLLPDVLRAFHDRYPGIRLLIEEGGSHDLVRELARGALDLALVVLPLPTPSPALTTVELLREDLVVVSSPEAPAPGGPGRRAVRVADLEGERLVMFRHGYDLRELTVAACRAEGFEPDLAVEGGEMDAVLGFVRAGLGLAVVPRMVATRSGRGLRVTPLARPGLHRTIALAHRSDVAPPRAARELQRMLLER
- a CDS encoding succinate dehydrogenase, which produces MALATRTDRRPSFARTVWDSTVGKKTVMAVSGLIMLLYLVVHMIGNLKIFFGAGDFNHYAHWLRTVGEPFMHYEWTLWIIRVVLVVAVVAHAVSAYQLSRRDIKARPSKYVHKKPRASYATRTMRWGGVILGLFIVWHLLDLTTGTVHAGGFQEGRPYQNVVDTFSTWYGNVIYIVAMLAVGLHIRHGFWSAAQTLGAGSRTRDRALKATANVLALLLTAGFIAVPVGVMTGVVS
- a CDS encoding fumarate reductase/succinate dehydrogenase flavoprotein subunit is translated as MTYPDYTAYTTGEPVADTKAPSGPVAERWDTRRFEAKLVNPANRRKHTVIVVGTGLAGGSAGATLAEQGYHVVQFCYQDSPRRAHSIAAQGGINAAKNYRNDGDSIHRLFYDTVKGGDFRARESNVHRLAQISVEIIDQCVAQGVPFAREYGGLLDTRSFGGVQVSRTFYARGQTGQQLLLGAYQALSRQIAAGNVEMHPRTEMLDLIVVDGRARGIVARDLITGKISTYFADAVVLASGGYGNVFYLSTNAMNSNATAIWRAHRRGAYFANPCFTQIHPTCIPRTGDHQSKLTLMSESLRNDGRIWVPKAKGDTRPPHQIPEDERDYYLERIYPSFGNLVPRDIASRAAKNVCDEGRGVGPGGQGVYLDFADAIQRMGRKAVEAKYGNLFDMYQRITDEDPYQVPMRIYPAVHYTMGGLWVDYDLQTTIPGLFAIGEANFSDHGANRLGASALMQGLADGYFVLPATINDYLARNPHHERVTDEHPAVREVLAETEDRLNLLLAVDGDRTPDSFHRELGELMWEFCGMARSDAGLRKALERIPQIREEFWRRIKVPGTGEEFNQSLEKANRVVDYLELAELMCLDALHRTESCGGHFREESQTPDGEAARKDDEFAYAAAWEFTGTGEAPTLHKEDLVFEYVHPTQRSYA